The Mastomys coucha isolate ucsf_1 unplaced genomic scaffold, UCSF_Mcou_1 pScaffold20, whole genome shotgun sequence nucleotide sequence AGGTTTGCTCTGTTAGTAAGTGGTGGCAGATTTGGGTAGCTGTCTAACAAGTACTTGCTGTCAGTCAAGTTTGGTCTCCAATTCTCACCCTACATCCCTTTGATTGGTCCCCTCCTATCTGCAATCATATGTATCCACCTTCAATATCTGTTGTTCTTTGGAGTTCTGGAGGTCCTGCCCTTTAGCTCTGATGGATGCTACTTTGTTGCAGGAAGCCAGTCTCTCTGGCTCCTAGGCTGGGTTTTTCTACAAGGAAGGTACAACAGTACAAATGAGACCTGCACTCAAATTCTAGCTCACGTCTGGCCAGACAAGCCCTGAGCTACATTATTCTCACTCCTTTCTGGCTTCAGCTTGGGAGGTAAATACCACAGACCCTCTCTACCAGCTCATTTATCCCTTCTCTAACGCCAAGTCTGGGTTTTGCTAAGTGTCCTACATTGTTTCTCTCACCAACATCTCCTGGTTGTATTACTTCCCTGCTGATAATCATTAGTAATCCTCCATAAACTTTGAAGAGGAAGTCAAACTTCAGACTTCTAGTAGATGCATGAAGATGCCTGGTACATTAGGATTTGTACTTAAAAACTGTCTTTCTTAGACCAATGagataggtcagtggttaagagcatttgctgctcttccagaagacccaattTCAGATCCTAGAAACCCCATcatgtgactcacaaccacctataatacTAGCTCCAGCTGTGctcagtaccctcttctggccccaatGGGCACCTACACtaatgtgcacataaacacatgcatatacctacggaaaaataaaaactttcttaaaaagtgtgtgtgtgtttgtgtactacATACATGCCTGTGCCTGGTACCTGCTGAAGTCtttggaccccctggaactggggtatggatggttgtaagccaccatgtggatgctgggaacagaacctgggtcctctgggaaagcaacaagcacttttaacagctaagccatctctccaatcttttaaaacaaaattgtctTCCTCAGCTCCAGCTCTCAATCGGAAATAACATGCTAGTAGTGAAAATGCCCTCCTCATCTGGCCTTTGGCTCCAGGAGTGTCGATATCAGCCTGTGCCATGCTCTCAGTAACTCTATTGTATAAagcagtgatttttttcaaactgtGCCTCTCTATGACTTTatggaaaccattttttttttttttaaagatttctttaagggctggagagatggctcagtggttaagagcactgactgctcttccagaggtcctgagttcaattcccagcaaccacatggtggctcacaaccatctataatgcattggatttgatgccctcttctggtgtgtctgaagtcagctacagtgtactcatatacataaaagaaataaatcatctttaaaaaaaaagattattttatgtatgactactctatctgcatgtacacttgaGTGCCAgcagaggtcatcagatcccattacagatggttgtgaaccaccatgtggttgctgggaattgaactcaggacctctggaagaacaatcggtgctcttaaccactgagcatctctccaggaCCCCATGGAAGCCACGTTTTACCATTTAGTGTATGAATGTATAGGATCGGGAGCACATGAGCTATGGTATgcctgtgaaagtcagaggataatttacaagagtcagttctctacttccaccatgtaggtcctggggccAGACTCAGGTTGATCCCAGGTTTAGTAGCAAGTACGTTTACCTGCTGAACCTCCTTGGGACTTCATTTTGAAGAGATGACTGTGTGCCTATATAGAACAGCCGCATCCGTCCAGCATTACCATGTGGGACAAACTAATAAATGACTTACTTCTGGGAGTGGAAAGGGTGccaccagccgggcagtggtggtgcacacctttaatcccagcacttgggaggcagaggcaggcggatttctgagttcgaggctggcctggtctacagagtgagttccaggacagccaaggctatacagagaaaccctgtctcaaaaaaaccgaAAGGGTGCCACCACCTTATAAATTCAGTGGGGTGAATCTGGACATGTACACTAAGTATTCATGTCATTATCAGGGAAACAAGGCCCAAGAACTTACTGGACACAGCAGACTAAGGCAAGAGTTTAACTCTTCTACCTGGACCCCATACAAATGAAAATACCTAGCACCATGAGGTCAGCAGCCCCCaacaaacctgtgtgtgtgtggcgtgtgcCAGGAAACACTACGTGGGGCTTGAGAGATGTATCACAGTTAACTACTCTGagttgactgctcttccagaggacctgggtttcatcctcagcacccacatgacagcttaaaattgtcccatgccctcttctagcctctgttgATGCTAGgcatacacatggcacacagatatacatgtaggcaaagcacccacacacataaaataaaaaacaaatctgttTCCAGTGTTGATTTTGACATGGCCTACTCAAACTGATGTCTCTCCAGTCTTCAGCTCAGATGCCTGGGCCAACCTGCTCCTTTACCTGGAGAAGGGCTGGGCTGGGTACTGCCCTTTCACCTCTGCAGCGTGCCCACAATCCTCCAACACACACTGGCCTGATCTGCAGCCACTGGGCTGCCCCAGTTACTGCTGCAGGGAATTTGATCACACTGTTAAGCCCGAGACTGTGGTATTTACCGAAAAAGCCTGTTTCTAGCTACGTGGCTCAGCCTTTAGCATACACCTTCTATACCTCTGACTGGaacacagacacacccttagcacacacctttaatctcaaacaatgagggtaaagttagtttgtagaaggatgcacccatatttgaaagtgacatctaagtGAGTGGCAGACAcagtgatgagtcagagaaagatctgacagaataggctatgcccaactctcacaaggagaggaaaaggaagctgtGTGAGGgagagcccaggacagccaggactacacggggaaaccctgtctcaaaaaacaaacaaacaaaaagaaacatatccATATTTCATGTTTCGGACATAGCACACTCAAAAGGGAAAAagatgcttacacacacacacacacttacttcatGGTTTTAGTTTGACTCAGGGCAGACAGGCCTTGGTGACTAGAGTTCCAGAAAGTTGACAAGCTTTTAGAGCCAAGAATCTTGGACACCCAAGACCAGGAGTTAACACTGACTATTGTCAAGATCTGAGAAATCCCAATACCAAGCCTGCTCAGAAACTGCAAGAATAAGTGCTGCCAAGATCTAAGAATTCCCAACTGCCTGGCCACCTGAGAACTCTAGCAAGGGTGGAGTTAGCAGGTGTGCTACTGGGGACAACATCAGAGCTCTAACACTAGAGAGCACCAGCCACAGCTGCTCCTGTTCCTGCCTGCTATGCAAGTGTCTAAGTCTGCCTGAGATCCTTTTATTTTAGCAGCGAGACTGGTTTGAGGACCCAGAAGTAGCCACACTCCATTACCACCTGTCATCCTGGTGTCAGATGCTGGAATGGCTGTGTCCATCCAACATGAGATTCTGTTCAGCCGGGACACGGACATGGCTCTCACATAGGCTGAAACACCATCCTGGCCAGTTGTCAGGGGAGAGTGACTTGGTGTCATCATCaggaagaaatcaaaaacaaacataccGACAGTTACCTACTTTTAAGCTAAAAGttggaacaagaaaataaaaggcaagcAACATAATTTGGCAAagacttttaaactttaaattaaaaaaaaagagattcaaACAGAAGATCCAAAACTTATTTGTTTGAAGAAATACTGAagtaaatagtttaaaaaaaaaaaaaaNNNNNNNNNNNNNNNNNNNNNNNNNNNNNNNNNNNNNNNNNNNNNNNNNNNNNNNNNNNNNNNNNNNNNNNNNNNNNNNNNNNNNNNNNNNNNNNNNNNNNNNNNNNNNNNaaaaaaaaaaaaaaaaaaaagtgaagatcCCGCCATTTCACGGCTGGCTCACTTGCGTGGTGGCCAGTGCTGTCCACTACAATGTCTGGTCTCTCCacctctgcaggcagccaggcctCTAAAGCTCTTCCTTGGCGCTGCTCCTCTTTGTGGCATGTTCATCTATAAACTTGCTCAAATGCTCCAGATCTCTGTCACCACCCTCAAATTTAATTGGGTTCTTTTTGTCCCCACTGGGGGCAAAATAGATGGTAGGGAAGCCCTCCACCTTGTATCGGTCGTTGGTGATGTCATTGGCAGTAGCATCCATCTTGGCGATGACCAAGTCCTTCTGGCCCTTGTATTTCTTGCCGAGGCTGGTGTAGACAGGCTCCAGCTGCTTGCAGTGCCCACACCAGGGTGCGTAGAATTCAATGAGGACATCCTTTTTGGGGTCCATCACAATGGCATCAAAGGTCTTTCCCACCACCACCTTGACTGGCCCCTTGTTGTTCTTGGGTACGGGCTGTGATTTGATGACTGGCTTTAGTTTTCCTGCCAAACACAAAAAGAGGAGGTGTCAGTACTTAAAACACCATGGATTCTGCTACTTTATCTGAACCAGGCACAGAGGTAACCTGAATTACTAGCTACCAGGAGTTCTTAGCCCCACTCACAGGTGAGGATTCAGCCCCTTTAAAACCTTCCCCAACAATGGGCAACACTCTATAATAAAAGTATCCTCACTCTCCCAGTCCCTACAAAGTCCAGTCTAACAGAGACACTGACCAATGTAGGAGAGCACTAGGACTGGGTCTGAAAACATCAACTTTGTGATGACAAAACTGAGTACCCAAGATGGAGAAGGGCCCTGGTATGTACCAAATGGCCAACAATGAGAATCAGGTGCTTTGCCCAGTGAGGACAATAAAGACTAAGTTTGGAATCTCATAGCAATGTTCCTCACGTTCAAAAGCCTGTTTCAAAGAGCTTTGAAAGTTTCTAAGTCATGCTTGCTctttttcctaaaaataaaaccaaaacctacCAACCAATCAAACTAACTCCAATAACAGCATTCTGAGAGGCTGAGAAGAATCACAGTTTGAGGCCAACACGAGatacagtgaggccctgtctcaaaaagcaaaaacaaagagtcTGTCTCCATCCTCCCAAGCCTGAGGGACAGACAGGAGAGGAAAAATCTAGAGTAACACTCGTGAGTACAAGTGGTCAATGACAGAGAGGTTCAAGTCACAGAGGCCTCAGCTGTGCCCAGCCCTGCACTGTCTATCTTCAATGCATCTGGAGATGCCTCCCGGAATCTTTGTCTAGTCACAAATTGTGGTTTCTTGAGGCTGATGCCACTGAATGAGCCCTCACCTGGCTTTTGCTTTCAGAGTAAATACTAGAAGACTTGCCAAAATGAGGAAAAAGTAAACCTCCCAAATTTCAAAATATAGCATTTGAGTTGTCTCGGTGTCTCAGTCTAGGAGGCACACTGGCCCTTCCTCAGGTGACTAAGTCAGAGAATGAGTTGGAGAGGACTTAGGAGTGGGGAGGGACGGGGAGTTACAGGGCCTACTAGGCCTTCTCTGTGGGCTGCAGAGAAGAGATCAGGTgtctgggtgtcttcctctatcatgtgctgctatctctcttttttttaatcattcattcattcattctctctctctttttttttttccgagacagggtttctctgtgtagccctggctgtcctggaactcactctggcctcgaactcagaatccgcctgcttctgcctctcaagtgctgggactaaaggcgtatgccaccaccactcggctcattcattttttttttttttttttttNNNNNNNNNNNNNNNNNNNNNNNNNNNNNNNNNNNNNNNNNNNNNNNNNNNNNNNNNNNNNNNNNNNNNNNtctctgtgtagccctggctgtcctggaactcactctgtagaccaggctgtccttgaactcagaaacccgcctgcttctgcctcccaagtgctaggattaaaggcgtatgccaccaccgcccggctaggctCATTCATTCTTGATGAAGAGTCCTTTGCCAGCTTGGAAGCTCCAGGGTGTCACCTGTCTTTGTGACGCACAGACATGTGTGGCCCAACTCACCTTTTTTAAAAGCTGTGACAAATTCCCGGAGAGTGTCTGAATCAAACTCCTCTGGCTCCATGGCAAACTTCTTCCCACTCTCATCTAGGATGGCTGCGTTGACATCCTCTCCACTCTCACTGAGCCCCAGGTCCTTCACCTCTGTGGCATAGTCCTCCTCGTCAGCAATGGCGAAGGTGTACTCAGGGAAGTCCTTGGCCACCTCTAGGACTTTGTTACGCCAGAACTGAGTGGCTGAAACAGACCCAGGCTGTGAACTGAGTGGCTAAGCAGAGTAACTGTCCTGCCCTAGACTAggcttcacttcttttttttttttttttttttttttttttttttttggtttttttgagacagggtttctctctgtagccccggctgtcccggtactcactctgtagaccaggctggcctcgaactcggaaatccgcctgcctctgcctcccaagtgctaggattaaaggcgtgcgccaccaccgccatgccacttcttttttttaatcatctattttctttttgttgtttaatttttattatactatacatagtatatatatgtgtggaggtcTGGGAACAACTTGTGGGAACTGATTCTCTGTCTACCACgtaggtcctagggattgaactcagctcctcaggaTTAGCACTGAATgtttttacctgttgagccaacTCTCTACCCCTAGGTTTGACTCTTAACTCCCCTTTTACTAAACCAGGAAGGAAAAGGGGTACTATAAGGCTCAGAACTCAAAATCCTATGGTAGAGGCAAAAAATATGCCCACACTACTGACTTTAAGAACCTTAGAGCAAGATTTCTAAAAGTGGTAGCCCCCACCCTTCAAAGGTGTTGGTAGGGTCTCTCACCAGCTCTGTAATCAAAGCTGAAGTCCACACTGTAGTATACAACCACCAGGGGGCGTTTGCTGTACCGCTTAGCATCATTAGAGGTCTTTCGATGGCCCACCAGGGGCAAGGCATGTTTCACCACATAGTCCTTAATGGCTGATGCCTCTGTGGAGCCCTGTTTCAAAGAGGGCATAGATGAGAGCAAACACAATGAAAAAGTTTTAGCTAATATGCCTTCAGAACAGGAGGGCCAGGTGAGCTCACTCACCCCATCCAATCACACGGTTTCTCCTGACTAGAACTCCGAACCCAATGGAAAAAGCTTAAGGGTCTTAAACAGTGACTACAATGGACTGAATCATGtgggtctttccatcttcagCTAACTGATCTTCACAAGAGCCCCGAGGCCCCTTTTATAGATGACAAGGTGAGATAAAACTCCAGCTAATAAGTGACCAGGCAAAGCACAGTAACTGGCTACAAGaagccacacctttaatcttcgGATTGTATTGATACACCACTGAGCCCACCTCTTTTCTCTGGGGGCTGTGTGCTGAGGTCACAGCATTCAGACAAACAGCTGTGCTTAACGAGGCTCAATGGTGGACTCATTTAATGATGGTCCATATGGTTCTTCCAGTGAGATGCTTCATAAGCATCAAGGGAACCCAAGTCTACATGGCACCTAAAATATGTGTCAGAGTGACAGTTTCTAAGGGGACACAGAACTCAGATTTTGGAGACTGGAGGTCACCAGGGTTCACACTTAAGACTCAAATCAAGTCCTTTCCAGATACTGTCTCTCAATCACCAAGAGTAGGTCCAGCCCACTTTATAGCTGCAGAAACTTGTACAAGCTTATTAACCCACATTCCCAAAGTCCTACACTTGTCATACAGCAGACAGCACAATGAGAACCCAGGGTTCCTTGTGTAGACGGGGAAGTCAGGGAGCAGATGGCACACAGCGCTGAAAGTAGCAGTGCAGAGGGCAAGGTTCAAAGAGGGCCTGTTCTGATGTCAGTGGGTGTGTTGAATGCACtacaaaagcaagcaaagaagCCCTGGAAGCTGCAATAAGGCATAAGCTTTGGGTCCAGGTAGAAAGGATCAGATGAAGTCTTTTATCACCATCACCTGAGACAAGGTTCACTCAGGGAGCAAACTCAAGAGCACGGCAGCAGTGACGAGCTCACTCACCCCAGACTAGACTACAGGGAGCTTAACCTTGTAACCTTTCTGGGCTAAGTGTCCCTTCAAGAATGTGCTGGATTGCTAGGACAGTATGGCCTCTAAGCCCAGCAttccaaaggcagaggcaagggaatctctgtgaattcaaggccaacctgttctatatagtgagttccagaaaaacCAGAGATACATTTTGAGACcttatttcaagaaaaattttaaacagtAACATACCAATATGACTCTTGGCAAGCCCCTGGGTATAGACGACtatcctttccttttaaaataaacttcatctcaaaatctcaaaaaccaaccaaccaaccagccagccagccagacaaccaatcaaccaaccagccacccagccaaaaatcaaccaaccaaccagtgaTCTGGGCCCTTCCCTGGGAGCACACACATATGCTAGGGCTGTGTGTGACCATGAGGGTCCACAGCCCCCTGGAATCCCCCTGGATCACATGGTCTATGACTGAAGGGGTGGTGGCAACACTGAGTCCAGGGAAGAGGGTCCTAAGCCTTGCACAGTAAAGGAACCAATGGGTACACAGACCATAACAGGAATGAGACGGGTGAGGGCCAAATTTACACAGGGCACTGTGGTTTTTCTGGAAACGTGTGGTGTTTTGCGTAAGACGGGGCCCCACAGGCTAATGTATTTGAACACGGCATCATGGAATGACattacttgagagggattagtcATTgaggccttgatggaggaagtttACCACTGgggctttgggatttcaaaagcTCAGGCCGGGCCTagtgtctgtctcttcctgctgtctttgGATACAGATGTAGACCTCTAAGGCTCTTCTCTAGCACATCTGcttacatgctgccatgctctctgccatgaaaAAAATGGACTAAGcccctgaaactataagccagcccaagtttaagagctgccttggttgtGGGGTCTCTTcaagcaacagaacactgaccaAGACAGAGTTTCATAGCTGCCCACTGGTGTTgactgcttcccttcccccaattctttctttcctctgggtcttgtgCCACTGGAGGTGTTATGGCTCCTCAGGGGAGACAGAATGCAGTTCATGATGGGGTCTCCAAGTATCGTTCTCCTCAGAACCAGAAGGGATGACTTCAGAGGATCTCTGGTCCTCCAGCTGGAATAAAAGGTTCCTTGGAGTTCCAATCTGACCAGAACAGCCAAAGTGTTATAGTTCTCCAAAAGAAAGCCTGTTCAAGGCAGGTAGCAGCGGTCTCTCCTGCTACCAAAGCAACACGAACAGTGGCAAGAAACAGAACCACAGCCAGAGTGGCTAGCAGGAAGtatgcagacagacagagtggCAGTGGCAAGCAAGGTGTGGAGATGGAGAGGCACAAGCCTAGCCTGCTGGGCGGATCCAAGGCCCAGCGATGAATGCTTCATCGTCAAGACAGAAAACTCTTCCCCAGAGTGTTACAGCTCAATAAAACAGCCACTCTCAGATGATTCTTGGTGAAGTAGCTCATGCACTTTATTCCATGTGGATAGGGACCTTACAAACATTTTGGGAGGAGGGTGGGATCCAGGGGTAAAAGCCTCCCTTTGGCTCAGTCTAAGATGTTAGGGGATGCTCCATTTGCATGGGGAAGGTAGGTCTCCAGGTATTGTCCTAAATGACCGACTGTCATGGCCCTCTTATGTATTTCAGGACAGGTAGAGCTTGAGAGGGAGCTACCCCCATCCCTACCATTCTCATTCCTAAGATTTCCCAGGGTTTTGGTCttgctcaaccttaccagttcttctgtctggtggcacttGCCCCACAGGGTCTCATAAGGACCCAGAGCCCAAACACCAGGAGTTTCAGCACAATGAGACCAGCATCATCAGGAAAAAATACAATACAACTATTCTCCTATCCTGTGCATACTTTCTCCTATGCTCCTATCCTGTGCCCTGAAGCTTAAGAGCAGGGTGAGAAGCAAAGGTTGGGAAAGGAGGTTTGAATACAAAGGAGTGGAACTCTTCCACAGAATTAGAATAAGAGGTTTGGCCTTTCTGGatgaggtgtgtcactgggggggtGGGTTTTAAGACTttgacagttctttttttttttccttctttttttgtttttttgagacaggatttctctgtatagctctggctgtcctggaactcactctgtagaccaggctggccttgaactcagaaacctgcctgcctctgcctcccaagtgcttggattaaggCGAGACTTTGACAGTCCTTGTATGCCAGGCCCAGTttctctgcctatggatcagggTGTGCCTCTAGcaatgctgccatgcttgctgCCTCAAACCATGCTCCCtaccaggatgataatggactaaacctctaaaaccaCAAGCCAGCCcaagttaaatactttcctttttgagagttgctttgatcatggtatctctttatagcaatagaacagtgactaaaataaatagcaattaaatgaaaaaaaaaaaaccaacaaaaaaaaccaaaaaacaaaaaacccatgacTAAGACAGGTATGCCACAACCTGTGGGCAAAGAAAATTCTCCAAAGTCCAGATGCTGTGCATGTAGAGTGCCCACGAACTGGCACAGCCTAGGATGCTTCACACCTCTGAAGTGTCCTCACTCACCTGAACATccatcatgtggatcctgggCTCATACTTCGACTGGAACTTCTCAGGCTGTACCAGCACCAACTTCCCCAGGGAAACTTTCAGGAACTTAGCTATTTCAGTGCTGAAAGTGTGGTGAAACTTGTAATCTTCTCTCAGGTTGTTAGCTAACAAATTAACAGAATAGATTAAAAGGATTAACAGTTTTATGACCCGAAGAGTATAAATGCTACTGTAAACTCTGAATGGACAATATGCAGAGCTTTAAGCACACAAAGGAGCCTGTTTTTAAAGTCCGGCACAAATGTAATATCAAAGTCTTCCATCCTAGAATTTGTCAGTAATACAAAACCACATCCACAGAAATTTAGAACTATGTTTGGAGCAAATGTCTCCTTTTAAACTGGAACTAGGGTCGACAGTACCTCTCAGAGAACACACAAGTACCACACATTCCTATGACTTTACACTGAGGCCTCATACCTAGTGCCCTTCACAGAGGTTTTGAGCTCTTATCCTGAGATTAAGAAAACTCTGTACCTAGCCAAGTCCTTGGCTAGGCTGGACTTTCTCTGGGTAAATTCTTCCTGATTGATTAGTCAAGAACAGATGATAGTTAACTAACCAATGAAGACCAAAGAAACATGAATTAAACTGAGTTCTTCTCTAAAGTTTTGACAAAACACCAGACTGAGCTGGGTATAGCTCctatctttaaccccagcacctgggaggcagaggtaggcagatctctgtgagtctgaggctagtctggtctatagagtaaaaacgaggctacacagagagattccgtctgaaaacaaacaaataaatcaccaGCCTGAATTGAAAGTATACACAACCACTGCTACGTCACAGCACATGGCGACAAGGGACATGCTGAAAGGGCACTTAGTAACAAAGCAGTCTACACTTGTGCTGTGTGAAGGGGGAATGAGGAAAAGGTGGCAATGAGGATCCTAAAACATGCAAACACTGGCCTCTTGGAGTCAGTGTGTGACCACAGTTTTAGTTAACTagcaggagccaggagccaggctcAAGCCAGAAGTGCTGTCACAAGGTCAGAGCTGTTCTTTCTAGGACAGGAAGAAGGCAAACAACTTGGATTAATGTGATTATGTGGGATGGGGAGACAGTGCAGCTGGTCTTACACATTTAGCATGTGATTAGACATTCTACCAACTCTGACAGCCACAAGGACCTGACCCACGGCCTCAGCCCAAGGCTGGAAAGCTTATTCCCACAGGTACTCCCATGGCTCTTCCATCAAGCATTCACTGAAGTTCTCTCATGTAAGGGCTGTTTTTGTGGTGCTAAAATTTGAGTCCAGGACCTCAAGCATACTAGACAAAAAACCCCAATCATTATACTAAATTTATGCTAAACAGCCTACATCCCCACAACCTCAGGAGTGTGACTGGGCACGCACTCACCAGCATCCTGATACTGCATGTAGGCCGGGTCACTGTCTCCCCGAAAGAGCCCAATGATGACTACATCATCTCCATCCTTCAGGAACTCCTGGACCTGCTTCAGGGTCAGAATCTCctttgagggaggcccagactgctCAATCATGTAGTCAACAATTCCTAGGAGCAGAGCACACGTCTGAGGAAGGTCCTTGCAGCTGACCACATCCTCTAGCTCCCAGCTGTACAATGGACATCCCCTTTCCACACACTACGAGGAAGGGAGCAGCCATACCATATTTCTCTCGTGGGCCATTGTAGTCAAAAGGCCTTCCTTTGCGGAAAATCTTCAAAGTGGGGTATCCAGAGACATCAAACCTCTTAGCCAGGTCTGTCTGTTCAGTGGCATCAACTTTGGCTAAGGGAATTGGGGGAGAGCGCTTGCTGAGCTCCTTGGCAGCTTTCTCATATTCAGGGGCAAGTTTCTTGCAGTGTCCACACCTGCCAAAAGGAAGTCAATTCCATGAGGAATTTGTCCCAGGATGGATTCGTTTACCAGCTAAGTGGGGCACAGAGACCAATCCCATGGTCCTAAGGAACTCAGTTACAGCCAGCAAATCTTGGAATGTCTCCTAGATGAAAATGCCAAGAGAGGCCCCACAGACTCGCTAAATTGTTAGAACATGAGATTCCTGCCTTTGGCATTCACACCCTAGAGGCCTGTGTCTATAGACAGGAGCATAGCAAACTGGTGAAagtaagaagaggaaaaaagcaagagagtCAACATCCTAAGAAGGGAGAAGATTTCCTTAGGATCTGGGGGTTGTCAACAATATAAATCAGGAATGGCTCCACCGACAAGGTGACAGCTAATGGTTTTTTAGCCTTTATCTACTATCAAGAATAGACATggcgggctggcgagatagctcagcgggcaagagcactgactgctcttctgaaggtcctgagttcgaatcccagcaatcacatggtggctcacaaccactcgtaatgagatctgacaccctcttctggtgtgtctgaaaacagctgcagcAAATTACACCAgagcgggccggcagaggtcctgagtccaacacagcaacacacatgatggctcacaatcatctatacagctacagtgtactcatacacataaaataaataaaataaatctttaaaaaaaaaaaaaagaatagacatgGCAACAGATTAGCTGGATTCAGGGGCTGAGAGAGGTAACAATGTCAACAAAGACAGGATTAGAGCATAACAAATTCTTAGCCTACAAACCAGAACAGGAGATGAACAAGAGACTATGGCTAACCCAGACTGTGTAGGGTCAGAGCAGCAGAAGAGCACATGCCTATCGGACAGGCACAGGCACCAAGGTTTATTTAACCTTTGGCGGCACACATACcaccaaagaaaatataaataaagacataaaatagaCAATCTACACCATGAGACCCTGACGACTTGTATCTGCTCTCAGGTTCTCAGGTCCTCCTAGTTAAATTAACATAAACGCTGTCTTCTTCAGGTCCTTGGGAAACTCAATTAATTAAGGGGTATACCCTGCAACATGTAAACTA carries:
- the Pdia4 gene encoding protein disulfide-isomerase A4; this translates as MKLRKAWLLLLLLALTRLLAAASAGDAQGDASDTEDPIEEDEEDEEDEEDEDDLEVKEENGVWVLNDGNFDNFVADKDTVLLEFYAPWCGHCKQFAPEYEKIASTLKDNDPPIPVAKIDATSASMLASKFDVSGYPTIKILKKGQAVDYDGSRTQEEIVAKVREVSQPDWTPPPEVTLSLTKDNFDDVVNNADIILVEFYAPWCGHCKKLAPEYEKAAKELSKRSPPIPLAKVDATEQTDLAKRFDVSGYPTLKIFRKGRPFDYNGPREKYGIVDYMIEQSGPPSKEILTLKQVQEFLKDGDDVVIIGLFRGDSDPAYMQYQDAANNLREDYKFHHTFSTEIAKFLKVSLGKLVLVQPEKFQSKYEPRIHMMDVQGSTEASAIKDYVVKHALPLVGHRKTSNDAKRYSKRPLVVVYYSVDFSFDYRAATQFWRNKVLEVAKDFPEYTFAIADEEDYATEVKDLGLSESGEDVNAAILDESGKKFAMEPEEFDSDTLREFVTAFKKGKLKPVIKSQPVPKNNKGPVKVVVGKTFDAIVMDPKKDVLIEFYAPWCGHCKQLEPVYTSLGKKYKGQKDLVIAKMDATANDITNDRYKVEGFPTIYFAPSGDKKNPIKFEGGDRDLEHLSKFIDEHATKRSSAKEEL